The Astyanax mexicanus isolate ESR-SI-001 chromosome 6, AstMex3_surface, whole genome shotgun sequence region CATTAACATACGACTggctaagctaaaaaaaaactagCTTAGGGGACAGTGCGGTGGCTGTATTTGCGTTAGTAGATTCTGTGATAGTATGCCCCTAtcacagaaatagtgcactatttaCCTTTGGTTaacacactatatagtgcactatttaccTTTGGTTaacacactatatagtgcactatttctgtgaTTTAGAACGCAGAGACCCGTGCTAACATATGAAGCTAAACAGCACACAGCGGGAGAGAAACGAGAGGCTGAGGAGGGGAATACAGGGAGAGGGAGCAGTGTCCAGGTTCCCTGTGCAACAGGCGTCTTCAGACGCTGATATGgtataaaaatcacattaatatcgAAGCTCATTTGAAAGCATATGTTATGCGTAAAATGCATGATTTTACTTCTTACATTAAAATGATTTCTGTTATGAACAACATATTTCTGAacaaaacatacagtactgtgcaaaagtttgaggcacctgtgggaatttcagtaaagaaaaagcttcttatctgtgcagtaagtgtttattatctcagtaaaacacattacagcattacaataaatataaaaacagcaatttaacaaaaagcagagcttttacagccctgatttccttaaaacatctcctaatctctcctcctcatctgagtttaatagagttatttctagttctcatcatattaatcaacacctggtttggtaaattgataaattggtaaatgtgataaatcaggtgagctgctgacggaactgaacatattacacacatgctggctgaggagcatccaggagaaatctggaatctctacactttgttcttcagcttcaggctcacagaatatataacatacttatagttaaaaatgagaattccttgttactttttactaTATGTttgtttgcatctgttcaaatcatatgtgctgctttttcatgtaaaaatactcatattgctgagataaatggattagtgcttgctttggtgcctaaaacttttgcacagtactattATACATGCGGTTCGAATTAATCTAATACTAAAAGTGTCTGCCTAAACACACTTTTTTCCAACAAACTTAGCATACTGTGTTATGTTTCATGGTTTGAagttatttaatataatacataGACTATGATGATTTTATACATTCACATATAACGCATACATAATTTCTAATTGTTTAGTTACATTGTTTAGAACATTTTATTTGCATTCTACCATTTTAAACAAATTCTACAGTGTGTGGTTATATTGCATACATATGCTGTTTTGCACTGTTAAAAGAAACTATATACGTATACTATAAATATATGTAAGGTAACTCACCACTAGAATAAGACAGGCTAAGCTAAAAactagcttagcattagcacaCTGAGGTAACCCACCACTAACATACGACAGGCTAAGATAGTGTTAACTTAGTTTAGTTACTTCAGACTCAGAATCCACCACTGGATCAGTTTAGCCtagtttcttaataaataaaaataatatagttaGCTAAAGTTGCACCATAAAACCCAGGCAACTGCCCTTTTTTCTCACAAAGTGGCGGTTTATCAGACTTTGGCCTTATCTGGTCTTAGCTTTatccagctaacctagctaagctaaccagctaacctagttagctagcattaacCTAGTTCAGTTTCTACCTGACTCACCTCAGTCTTTCATACTCtgactttatttattaataacaatATCTATTTTTACCTCTCATACATATACATTTCAGCTTTGAACATACGACAGGCTAAGCTAGAAactagcttagcattagcacaCTGAGGTAATGCACCACTAGCATACGACAGGCTAAGCTAAAAGACTGAGTGCCTTTCTCTGTACATTTCGGCTCTAGATTATCtgacccgctgtagctttctgtgtaaAGTTTCCTGTGTTAAGCTCTAAACTGAGAAATTAATACCTATTTCTGTAATGCACAGCAGTTCTGTCCACCTCAACTCAGCTTTAGATGATGTGAAGAACCACTGAAATTGAGCAAAACTAAAAAGTTTAAGACTTAAATTTTCACTGCATGGCTCTGTGATGAACTAAGATTGTGATGCTATTACAGGGTAGATGGATGACAGTGTTTCAGGGTGTGTtcgtgtctgtgttaccttctggatCTCTCCTTTTAGTTAGGCTGTACCTACAAATCCGACAAAGCCCCCTTCACTTTTTGGTATCTGGATTGTTGAAATGTAACTGGTGACAGCTAGTCACTATTATTCAAAGTGATGACACACCTTATAACAACGAAGTTCAATATGCTGGGATCTGAGCAGAGATCTGGGAAAAGAATATGTTGGATACGATCCaaagtacagctgatgagactaGCTGGATCTAGACTACGTGTTTAAgggtttattatattaaaattaatattatttcttTTTCAGGAGGTCTGACTGGTAATACAGTGTTTTTCCCGCAAGCATCGGCGAACTCCTACGTGAAGCTCATCCCCCTGAAGCCTCTCAGTTTGGATGCTTTTACTCTGTGCCTGCGTCTCTCTGTGGATCCAGATGTGGTGAATCAGCCGAAACGGGAAACCATCCTCTTCGCTTATCGAACCCAAAACTTCGATGAACTGAATGTGTGGCAGGAAAAAGGCAAAATCAGCTTCTACTTGAGCAACAGTGACGGTGCCCTGTATTCCATCCCTCTTCTGTCCGTTTTCCGTACAAACCTGTGTCTCACCTGGGAGTCCAGCACCGGTCTGGCTGCTTTCTGGGTGGACGGGAAGCGCAGCACCTTACAGGTGTACAGACAGGGTCACCGGGTCCAGTCCGGGGGCGCGGTGCTGCTGGGACAGGACCCCGACTCTTACCTGGGTGATTTTGATATAAATCAGAGTTTTGTGGGTGAAATTACTGATGTGAACATGTGGGATTCAGTTCTTACAGGCAGTCAGATTAGACACTTTAATGAGAAGGAGTGGGTGGGACCAACCGCTAATGTTCTGAACTGGAACACTATGCAGTACGAGGTTAAAGGAAATGCTATTGTAGCGCCTGAGAAATACATCTGAAATGTAAGATGTAATGATTCAGAGCTAAAGAGCTCTATCACTGAAAGTGGTGGTGGTTAAATTTTTGCTTATTCTGTATTTCTAATGGTCTAATTTTGCTCAGTTTTCTGTGTCTGTACTCTTCCTTCCATTTCCATGTTAATGACTGGTTTGACTTTGTTACTTTGATACTTCGGAGGGGGGGAATGCTTTGTGACGGGTTCGCTCCTGTTTATTATCTGCTTTGGGAGATAATAAACAGCACAGTGTCGTCTAGCAAAAACCCAGCTTTCTCCCCTCAACTAAGATTTATTCCAAATAACAACCAACGACTACAACAGTGTTCATACCTTCAGTCTAATACATCTAATAAAATATTCATTGCAAGCACTGATGTGTCCAGTATGTTGATGCTCACGTTGTGTATGAATGAATTAGGCCTGAGAAATCCTCTGTTAATCATACCTGTTAGTATAGTGGAACCAGACAGCAAAGTTCGCCCACTGTATTA contains the following coding sequences:
- the LOC103036721 gene encoding pentraxin fusion protein-like; this encodes MKAALLLCVLLYLNSAVNGGLTGNTVFFPQASANSYVKLIPLKPLSLDAFTLCLRLSVDPDVVNQPKRETILFAYRTQNFDELNVWQEKGKISFYLSNSDGALYSIPLLSVFRTNLCLTWESSTGLAAFWVDGKRSTLQVYRQGHRVQSGGAVLLGQDPDSYLGDFDINQSFVGEITDVNMWDSVLTGSQIRHFNEKEWVGPTANVLNWNTMQYEVKGNAIVAPEKYI